In a single window of the Rhodoferax saidenbachensis genome:
- a CDS encoding WcbI family polysaccharide biosynthesis putative acetyltransferase translates to MPLDPSLPAPWSYGGKTEQARTVIVYGNCQAPYLAQMLASLDDLNDDYRFVFAANHAFPGENIARPIPEPWLRNVALVLVQHEEWDGNPALLALKAQLPATCPVFRYPSFFVSCFWPFECPEPRGEPEPAYPWKRYPLGDIIGLQIAQAGLTGELAVAAYLDHSMQKMPNMHVRLQRDIDRMHQYDARCDVKLADYIESSFHNEHLFWTSGHMSETAVAELARRVAATVRPLLGGSAERMELCLAAAMGFSGMGETQIPIHPMVAEALELNFWQADMTYRWYSQNWTFYEYIQNYIEYNTQW, encoded by the coding sequence ATGCCGCTTGATCCCTCTCTACCCGCACCCTGGTCGTACGGTGGCAAAACAGAGCAGGCGCGCACTGTCATCGTGTACGGAAACTGCCAGGCGCCCTACCTGGCCCAGATGCTGGCGTCGCTGGATGACCTGAACGACGATTACCGTTTTGTCTTTGCAGCCAACCATGCATTTCCAGGCGAAAACATCGCCCGGCCCATACCCGAACCCTGGCTTCGCAATGTCGCACTGGTGTTGGTGCAGCATGAGGAATGGGATGGCAACCCTGCCCTCCTGGCGCTGAAGGCGCAGCTTCCTGCGACCTGCCCGGTCTTCCGGTATCCCAGCTTCTTCGTATCTTGTTTTTGGCCTTTCGAATGCCCGGAGCCACGTGGCGAGCCAGAGCCGGCTTACCCGTGGAAGCGGTACCCGCTGGGCGACATCATCGGTCTGCAGATCGCACAGGCAGGGCTCACGGGCGAACTCGCCGTGGCCGCCTATCTGGACCATTCCATGCAGAAAATGCCTAACATGCATGTCCGTTTGCAACGCGACATCGACCGCATGCATCAATACGACGCGCGATGCGACGTCAAGCTGGCTGACTACATAGAGTCCTCCTTTCACAACGAACACCTGTTCTGGACTTCGGGGCACATGTCCGAAACTGCGGTGGCCGAACTGGCGCGCCGCGTGGCCGCAACCGTTCGGCCCCTCCTGGGGGGCAGTGCCGAGCGCATGGAGCTGTGTCTGGCAGCCGCCATGGGATTTAGCGGCATGGGTGAAACGCAGATCCCGATCCATCCGATGGTCGCGGAAGCGCTGGAATTGAACTTCTGGCAAGCGGACATGACCTACCGGTGGTACTCGCAAAACTGGACGTTCTATGAGTACATACAGAACTACATTGAGTACAACACCCAGTGGTAG
- a CDS encoding cysteine-rich CWC family protein: MATTPPLDPNRCPLCGQGNQCAMEVEKATGQKQPPCWCTHATFSADLLARIPDTLRNQACVCAACAAKTSA, from the coding sequence ATGGCAACCACACCGCCCCTGGACCCGAACCGCTGCCCCCTGTGCGGCCAGGGTAACCAGTGCGCCATGGAAGTAGAAAAAGCCACCGGGCAAAAGCAGCCGCCCTGCTGGTGCACACACGCCACATTCAGCGCGGATTTGCTGGCCCGCATCCCCGACACTCTGCGCAACCAGGCCTGCGTGTGCGCGGCCTGTGCTGCGAAAACTTCAGCCTGA
- a CDS encoding filamentous hemagglutinin N-terminal domain-containing protein, which produces MHPHASLNKSFRLVWNATTAVWQAVSEIGSGHGKGHSARTLRRTGQTALTSTALVLAGQAMAATVLPTEFTVEAGQASMQQSGNAMTITQQSARMAATVRDFSIGPDNTVQVIQPSASAVALFRVLGHQVSVIEGRLIANGHVFLQNPNGVLFAPGAQVDVGSLVASTLNLSVTDFMAGNYQFEGSSNASITNQGRITAHGDNNNGGTIALVAARIVNEGTLTADRGQVLLGAGSQVLLDLGGPVKLEVQQGTLDALITNGGAIRADGGTVLLTAKALGDLSRSVINHTGLVQAQTLDTNERGEITLLAPGEQITVAGTLDASALQGGSGGRIVATGTRVLVEDGAHLTASGKNGGGEVLVGGSWQNSNPAIYQATQTLVKAGAVLEADATDVGDGGTVVAWSDIHKADSTTQAYGKFSAKGGARGGDGGRIETSGYWLDVAGITANASAAMGRSGQWLLDPYNITISSSATTAGPGFPGWTSAADSSVVQNTDIEAQLNTGTSVTIATGSGGAQAGNISVTANITKTAGTDATLTLQAHNGIEINAGTSITSSVGALNVVLNSDSDATGGGYVWLGKGNSPGAQSATTITTNGGSLTLGGGSNASGYAQGSTTGTSNGIVLDKVDINTGGGNIVMRGKSAVSVINISSSDAASSANTDGIRFHGSNLINSGTGTIAFTGVAQGTSGASNGIETSESGYTRITSAATNTTAISFSGDATQGTATGGGWGTFLWGTNSSGIVLAATGTGGGITLTGSGRNSTFGGGVHLNPNAFVLASSGPIAITGTKGAASTYEDIVINSTVGYVATLPGGFGVASPVTASSSNITLTADSLSANRVFSGATFSNSAVQSTGILTIAPRTAGKAMAVQTANPGGTAFWINPTSMFGASGLFKTGFSKLVFGSSTTGNVTLDNYSFNNDTEINTSGNAVLGAVTIANGKALTVNMTGSGSITDTGTVAVANLKLNGSTSAVTLDSAANAIGTVAGTVASLTLSNSTALTVGSVGGTNGITATGNIDIATLSGDLTVSQNISTSSTSASAIILNAGKSAAPTTTTGGNIVLSGSRSFTTGSGGRAVLYSGDDAGSTGLSTLVFAANGTVTGNADESTNPTATSGVNAVFRGTPPVAPVVTPPSTPATTPTTNTSTASVTPAVQNAQQLPVEPPKPVNVALPAVPAGAGGSSGSSNFELSTNGGLRFLDLPANTLPGTGIDTAVTGGTAGTTGSTAQGSGSVALANAQSGQGAQGGIDPFGFMRVFVTGGGITLPSPTAFDSTQENDANQNP; this is translated from the coding sequence ATGCACCCACACGCCAGCCTGAACAAATCATTCCGCCTTGTCTGGAATGCGACCACTGCGGTTTGGCAGGCCGTCAGCGAAATCGGTAGCGGCCACGGCAAGGGCCACAGTGCCCGTACCCTGCGGCGCACCGGACAAACGGCGCTGACAAGCACCGCCCTGGTGCTGGCGGGCCAAGCGATGGCAGCCACTGTGCTACCCACTGAATTCACCGTCGAGGCGGGTCAAGCCAGCATGCAACAGAGTGGCAATGCGATGACCATCACCCAGCAGTCCGCACGCATGGCAGCGACGGTCCGCGATTTCAGCATCGGCCCGGATAACACCGTTCAGGTGATCCAGCCCTCAGCCTCCGCCGTAGCCTTGTTCCGCGTGCTGGGTCACCAGGTCTCGGTGATTGAGGGAAGGCTGATCGCCAACGGCCACGTCTTTCTGCAAAACCCCAACGGTGTGTTGTTTGCACCCGGTGCCCAGGTGGATGTGGGCAGCCTGGTGGCCTCCACGCTGAACCTCAGCGTGACCGACTTCATGGCCGGCAACTACCAGTTTGAAGGCAGCAGCAACGCCAGCATCACCAACCAGGGGCGCATCACCGCCCATGGCGATAACAACAACGGCGGCACCATCGCGCTGGTCGCCGCACGCATCGTCAACGAGGGCACACTCACCGCCGATCGCGGCCAGGTTTTGCTGGGTGCAGGCTCGCAAGTGCTGCTGGACCTGGGCGGCCCGGTCAAGCTGGAGGTGCAGCAAGGTACGCTGGACGCGCTGATCACCAACGGCGGCGCAATCCGCGCCGACGGCGGCACCGTGCTGCTCACGGCCAAGGCGCTGGGCGATCTGTCGCGCAGTGTGATCAACCACACCGGTCTTGTCCAGGCCCAGACGCTAGACACCAATGAACGGGGCGAGATCACCCTGCTGGCACCGGGCGAACAGATCACCGTCGCCGGCACGCTGGATGCCTCCGCCCTGCAGGGCGGCAGCGGCGGGCGCATCGTCGCCACCGGCACCCGGGTGCTGGTCGAAGACGGCGCCCACCTCACCGCCAGCGGCAAGAACGGCGGTGGCGAGGTACTGGTGGGTGGCAGCTGGCAAAACAGCAACCCCGCCATTTACCAGGCCACCCAGACCCTGGTAAAGGCCGGTGCCGTGCTGGAGGCCGATGCCACCGACGTGGGCGACGGCGGCACGGTAGTGGCCTGGTCGGACATCCACAAGGCTGACAGCACCACCCAGGCTTACGGCAAGTTCAGCGCCAAGGGTGGCGCACGCGGCGGCGACGGCGGGCGCATCGAAACCTCGGGCTACTGGCTGGACGTAGCTGGCATCACGGCCAATGCCTCCGCCGCCATGGGCCGCAGCGGCCAGTGGCTGCTGGACCCTTACAACATCACCATCAGCAGCAGCGCCACGACTGCGGGCCCGGGCTTCCCCGGATGGACCTCGGCGGCTGACAGTTCGGTGGTGCAGAACACCGACATCGAAGCCCAGCTCAATACCGGCACCAGCGTGACCATCGCCACCGGCAGCGGCGGTGCCCAGGCGGGCAACATCAGCGTGACCGCCAACATCACCAAAACCGCTGGCACCGATGCCACGCTGACACTGCAAGCGCACAACGGTATTGAAATCAATGCTGGCACCAGCATCACATCCTCTGTGGGCGCCCTGAATGTCGTTCTCAACAGTGACAGCGATGCCACCGGTGGCGGCTATGTCTGGCTAGGCAAGGGCAATAGCCCCGGTGCGCAAAGCGCCACCACCATCACGACCAATGGTGGCTCCCTGACTCTGGGGGGCGGCAGCAACGCTTCCGGTTATGCCCAGGGCTCCACTACCGGCACCAGCAACGGTATCGTGCTGGACAAGGTCGACATCAACACGGGCGGCGGCAACATCGTGATGCGCGGCAAGAGCGCGGTAAGTGTCATCAATATTTCCAGCTCTGACGCAGCGAGCAGTGCCAACACCGACGGCATACGCTTTCACGGCAGCAACCTCATCAACTCCGGTACCGGCACCATCGCATTCACCGGAGTGGCCCAGGGGACTTCGGGTGCCAGCAACGGTATTGAAACCAGCGAGTCGGGCTACACCCGCATTACATCTGCTGCGACCAACACTACGGCCATCAGTTTCTCGGGTGACGCTACGCAGGGCACCGCAACCGGCGGCGGCTGGGGCACCTTCTTATGGGGTACCAACAGCAGCGGCATTGTGCTGGCAGCTACGGGAACCGGCGGCGGCATTACCCTCACGGGCAGTGGCAGAAATTCGACCTTCGGCGGTGGCGTCCACCTGAATCCCAATGCCTTTGTGCTGGCCAGCAGCGGCCCGATTGCCATCACCGGAACCAAGGGCGCGGCATCCACTTACGAAGACATTGTGATCAACAGCACCGTGGGGTACGTCGCCACCTTACCAGGTGGCTTTGGCGTGGCGTCCCCGGTCACTGCGTCGAGCAGCAACATCACGCTCACCGCCGACAGCCTGAGCGCCAACCGCGTGTTTTCTGGCGCCACCTTCAGTAACAGTGCCGTGCAGAGCACCGGCATTCTGACCATTGCGCCACGCACCGCGGGCAAGGCCATGGCAGTTCAGACAGCCAATCCGGGCGGCACCGCGTTCTGGATCAACCCCACGTCCATGTTTGGCGCCAGTGGACTGTTCAAGACCGGGTTCAGCAAACTGGTCTTTGGCTCCAGCACCACCGGCAACGTAACGCTGGACAACTACAGCTTCAACAACGATACCGAAATCAACACCAGCGGCAATGCCGTGCTGGGCGCCGTAACCATTGCCAACGGCAAGGCGCTCACCGTCAACATGACGGGCAGCGGCAGCATCACCGATACGGGTACCGTGGCAGTCGCCAATCTGAAGCTCAATGGCAGCACCAGCGCCGTGACGCTGGACAGTGCGGCCAATGCCATCGGCACGGTGGCAGGCACCGTCGCCTCACTCACTCTGTCCAACAGCACGGCACTGACCGTGGGCAGCGTGGGCGGAACCAATGGCATTACCGCGACGGGCAACATCGACATTGCCACCTTGAGCGGCGATTTGACCGTGTCCCAGAACATCAGCACCAGTTCCACCAGCGCATCTGCCATTATTCTGAACGCGGGCAAGAGCGCAGCGCCCACCACCACAACGGGTGGCAATATCGTGCTCAGCGGCAGCCGCAGCTTCACCACCGGAAGCGGTGGCCGTGCCGTGCTGTATTCGGGCGACGATGCCGGCAGCACCGGCTTGTCTACGCTGGTCTTTGCCGCCAATGGCACGGTCACCGGCAACGCGGATGAAAGCACCAACCCCACCGCCACCAGTGGTGTGAACGCCGTGTTCCGTGGTACCCCACCCGTGGCACCTGTAGTCACACCACCCAGCACCCCGGCCACTACGCCGACCACCAACACGTCCACGGCCAGCGTGACACCGGCGGTGCAGAACGCGCAGCAGCTGCCCGTAGAGCCACCCAAACCTGTGAATGTGGCGCTGCCTGCGGTGCCCGCGGGCGCCGGTGGCTCCAGCGGTTCGAGCAACTTTGAGTTGTCCACCAATGGTGGCCTGCGTTTCCTGGACCTGCCCGCAAACACACTCCCTGGTACCGGCATTGACACGGCAGTGACGGGTGGCACAGCCGGAACAACAGGCAGCACAGCACAAGGCAGTGGCAGTGTTGCCTTGGCCAACGCCCAGAGTGGCCAGGGTGCCCAAGGCGGCATCGATCCCTTCGGCTTCATGCGTGTCTTTGTGACCGGTGGCGGCATCACATTGCCATCCCCCACCGCGTTTGACAGCACGCAGGAGAACGATGCCAACCAGAACCCTTGA
- a CDS encoding ShlB/FhaC/HecB family hemolysin secretion/activation protein, with translation MKKNTVWTTSTLLALSFSLSPIGAYAQTAPDAGQTLQQLQPTPAAPRESQPLKLQPAAPTGITLPGGGQVVLQSVRFSGNTAIPQETLQAAVAGSVGQSMDLAGLQALASRTSALYRASGYPFATAFLPPQTLTTGALRIQIVEGRYGKVQAVGDDAPLVLKADRFLGSLQAGVVIETAALERATLILDDQPGIKTLALMRPGEETGTGNLEVRITRERSITGDAGVDNFGNRYSGEYRARANLNINSPFTLGDQISLRLLGSDENLWLGSVGYGLPLGTSGLRGNVGYAYTRYMLGKEFAYLQANGTAIVSSAGLSYPLIRSQKTNLTLIGTYQYKELQDNKDSTATHESKASESTPLVLQFDRRDTLGGGGITYGSATWTGGSLRMDTALTAADSNQTRGSFNKLNLDVVRLQNLAAGWSLMGRFSMQTASKNLDSSEKTSLGGPGGVRAYPTGEASGDEAMLAQLELRYALGLYTPYLFMDSGIITVNTRPALGANNNQRTLSGSGLGLRYQNNGWNADAALAWRTEGGAPQSDTSSDPAPRAWVSAGYKF, from the coding sequence ATGAAAAAAAATACCGTTTGGACCACCAGCACCCTGCTGGCACTGAGCTTCTCACTGTCCCCCATCGGGGCCTACGCGCAGACCGCACCGGACGCAGGCCAGACCCTGCAGCAACTGCAACCAACGCCGGCGGCCCCGCGCGAAAGCCAGCCACTCAAGCTCCAGCCTGCAGCGCCCACCGGCATCACCCTACCCGGTGGTGGGCAGGTGGTGCTGCAGTCCGTCCGTTTCAGCGGCAACACGGCCATCCCGCAGGAGACACTGCAGGCTGCCGTGGCGGGCAGTGTGGGCCAGTCCATGGACCTGGCCGGGCTGCAGGCACTGGCATCACGGACCAGTGCGCTTTACCGCGCATCCGGCTACCCCTTTGCCACGGCTTTCTTGCCGCCGCAGACCCTGACGACAGGGGCGCTGCGCATCCAGATCGTGGAGGGGCGCTATGGCAAGGTGCAGGCCGTTGGCGACGACGCTCCGCTGGTGCTCAAGGCCGACCGGTTCCTGGGTTCGCTGCAGGCGGGTGTCGTCATCGAAACCGCCGCCCTAGAACGTGCCACCCTGATCCTGGACGACCAGCCCGGCATCAAGACCCTGGCGCTGATGCGCCCCGGCGAAGAAACCGGCACCGGTAATCTGGAAGTCCGCATCACACGCGAGCGCAGCATCACCGGTGACGCAGGCGTGGACAATTTTGGCAACCGCTACAGCGGTGAATACCGGGCACGCGCCAACCTCAACATCAACAGCCCCTTCACGCTGGGTGACCAGATCAGCCTGCGCCTGCTGGGCAGTGACGAAAACCTCTGGCTGGGCTCGGTGGGCTATGGCCTGCCGCTAGGCACATCGGGTTTGCGTGGCAATGTGGGGTATGCCTACACGCGTTACATGCTGGGCAAGGAGTTTGCGTACCTGCAGGCCAACGGCACGGCGATTGTTTCCAGCGCGGGCTTAAGTTACCCGCTGATCCGCTCGCAGAAAACCAACCTTACCCTGATTGGCACCTACCAATACAAGGAGCTGCAGGACAACAAGGACAGCACCGCGACGCACGAGAGCAAGGCCAGCGAATCCACCCCATTGGTGCTGCAGTTTGACCGCCGCGACACGCTGGGCGGGGGCGGCATCACCTACGGCAGCGCCACCTGGACCGGTGGCTCGCTGCGCATGGATACGGCACTGACGGCCGCCGACAGCAACCAAACCCGCGGCAGCTTTAACAAGCTCAATCTGGATGTGGTGCGCCTGCAGAATCTGGCCGCAGGCTGGAGCCTGATGGGCCGTTTCAGCATGCAGACCGCCAGCAAAAACCTGGACTCGTCCGAGAAGACCAGCCTAGGCGGCCCCGGCGGCGTGCGCGCCTACCCCACGGGGGAAGCCAGCGGCGACGAAGCGATGCTCGCCCAGCTCGAACTGCGATACGCCCTGGGTCTGTACACGCCTTACCTGTTCATGGACAGCGGAATCATCACGGTCAACACCCGCCCGGCACTCGGCGCCAACAACAACCAGCGCACCTTGTCCGGCAGCGGGCTGGGACTGCGTTACCAGAACAATGGCTGGAACGCCGATGCCGCGCTGGCCTGGCGTACCGAAGGCGGTGCACCGCAGTCCGACACCAGCAGCGATCCAGCCCCCAGGGCGTGGGTGAGCGCTGGTTACAAGTTCTGA